The sequence TCTATGAAAGACCATATGTTATCTCTATCCCTTGCAATTtaattaaaaatacatatttttgtgtCGTTTGAACTACCTAACAGAATTGTCGCTGcttaccagctctctctctctctctctctctctctctctctctctctctctctctctctctctctctctcttaagctctGCAGATTACTGGAACAGAATTTGTTTGTCAATTTATCCCCAATCACTCATTGCATActtcataattatatacattattacaTGCTTTATAGCTTATGTTGTCATCAACTGTTTTAGTTTGGAAAGCATTAGATGATACCTGTATCGCGGGAAGCTTTTGGCACTTTTGTTTGATtagttattcctattttttttttaattccttcaatgaatatattttttcactTCTCGAAAAAGTATTTACGACTTTGAGGGtcataattttgtttattaatgtACGTTTCCACAAGCTGTGTTGCTACTAAGGATaaacaaaattcttgaaataatttccTGAAATAATTTGATTGGCTTTTGTTTATTTAGTACCAGAATTtgaattgataataaataaaaaaaaaaaatcatcgtgtGTCATCTTTTAGGGCTAATCTCTAATGAGGGTCTTCAGCTGATCATAGTTACAATGGTTTCCTTGTTCGGTCTTGATTAGTCTACTGGGATCGACTCCTATGTTATCGAGAGCTTCCTTGCATTTATTGATGTATTTGTCGTGAGCATCGGGAGTCCGGGTGAAGAAGAAGGCAAAGTCGGAATGATACCCGTAGTTGTAGTCCATGCAGGAGTACATGCAGGCGTAGTTGCTGTAGTCGGTGTCCAGGATTACCAGGGGCGCTGGGAATGCTGTTGGAGAAAGGGAATGAGGTATAAGAATTtggctggggtatttttcccttcgaaaactttttcatagttttaattttCGTTCCCTATTTCACCAGGTGGAAATAGGAGTGATGAGAGACTTCTAGATATGTTTGTTGAACAAGAGTTGGTGGTAATTAGTAGttttttcaagaagaaaaatataaataagtgtatatggATAAGAGTGGTAGGAAGAATATTGAAGGAATATGTGTTCATAACAAGAAGGataattgaaagattaaaaaatacaTGTGTTTAAGGGTATGGTCACCGATATTACTGATAATATTTTGgttgatgcaaaattaattttgGCAAAATAAATGGGGAAATAGAATGGGGTAATGTAAAAAAGATGTAATGAAGGTGGAAGAGTTGAGAAAACTAGAGGCAAAAATTGaacatcaagaaaggttggaagtggcatttGACAGGGTGAAAGTGAGGAACTGGTAATCTAGAGGAAGAGGGGAAGTTACTAGAATAAAAGTTTGTTGAGCATGCAAGTCATGTATGTGGTAGAGGGTTTGGTGGGGGTTACATAAGGAAGAGTAGTAAATGGTGGAAAAGGGGATTGATGATGAAGGTGGAAGGGAAAAAGagagcatttgaagaatggctgcagagtaatagaatagagatgtatgaaagatatagagaggaaAATGTTGATGTAAAACGGAAAGTGGCTGACGCAAAGAGGGCTTTTGACTGGTggttgggtcagggattgggtagtTCAAATGAAGAGAATGAGAATAAagtttggaaaaaagtgaagagagtaaggaagggtggatcgggcaatgaaaagacagtgaaagatgaaaagggtgaccgctgaggtagtggcagttttggagtcagcatatgaagtttcatttgtTGCACCATACCAGTCAGGCAAAAtggaacaaagagaaaaaaattccccTTTTGTTTATTTTGCTGTGGGCTACCCCAAAATATTAGGAGAAGtgtcatggtagatagatagatgaaaagaGCATAAGATTGGATACTCACAGTTATCGAGGTTGATCATGAGATGAGAGTCGCCGAGGGGCATAGGAGCGATCTTTCCGGTCCTCTTCAGCTGGCTTCCTTCAGGTGTGATACCGACGGCCTTCACGTCAAAACCTTTACCATCTGAGGCAAAGGAAAGTTATATAGAGTTAAAACTTAAGAAGGCTGGAAACTGGAAATGCAATTCCCTAATTGAAGGGCATTTTAGAATCGTCAGCcattgtcattactattataaGGTTATATGAGGGTGTGGGCGCTTGTATTTATGGGTGGTGTGTGTAGTAAAAAGAAATTCAaatctatctttatatattatataatatatatatacatatatataaatatatgtatctatatttgcatatacatattcatatacatatatatatatatatatatatatatatatatatatatatatgtgtgtgtgtgtgtgtgtgtgtgtgtatatatatatatatatattttttttatgtatacacgtatacatataaatatgtagaaattatatatatatatatatatatatatatatatatatatatatatatatatatttatatatatatatgtatatatacaataagtatactgaatatactgtttgtacatatatatatatatatatatatatatatatatatatatatatatatatatatatatatatacatatatataaatatatatatatatatatatatatatatatatgtatgtatgtatgtatacagtatatatatatatatatatatatatatatatatatatatatatatatatatatatatatatatgtgtgtgtatatatatatatatatatatatatatatatatatatatatatatatatatatacatacatatatatacacacacttgtatgaCATACTATACTCCATTATATATGGCGAAGTTTAAAAAGTATTACTCACTATAATCATAATGAATTCGGACACATTTATTAAGAAGCTGATAAGGATTCGTTGAGATGGCTTGCTGATACCAGACGCCTCCGAACTGAAAATAAAGTTATAAGATGTGATAAATATGATAAAAGAGTTgtcatcctactctctctctctctctctctctctctctctctctctctctctctctctctctctctctctctctctctctctctaacacacacagaAAATTAAAGTTCATACGACCAACCaaactatgaaattaaaattcctACTCACACGGGCATGCTTTGGAACTTGTTCATCCCAGAGCCTCTGTTCTTCTACAGCAGGACAATTCCCTTTGATGACGAAGTCCGGGATATCATCCGCTAGCACGGCCGCCGCAACCACCAGCAGGAGGACCTTGGAGAACATCTTCCTCTGAAGAAGATTAACTGTGACACAGCCTGAATCGAAGAAATATTCCGCTTATATAGCCATCTGGGTCTCCTCACATCAAGCAGTTATCGTTTAGTCTTATTCGCCGGGAGCTCTTTTCAAGCTCCGCCCATGATCAAAACGCATGTCGCTCTATCACCGACTATATAAGGACATCTAGCTAGATATGAAGTATCACTCTATTGAGACTTCAAGTCACCCAACAGAGAAGAtgatttccttcctccttttaGTCTTTGGGATCGTAGCATCTGCTGTGGCCAAGAGAACAGTAGAAATACCAGAGTACCTCGAGAGAGGAAACTGCGCCGAAGTCGGCGCACTTCCAAAATTTGATCTAAGAAGGGTAAGCATCTCAATATTTTCATTATGGTATTGATGACCATCTAACACTGATTATGGCATTGGTGACCTTGTATATACTCGGTGTCTTACAAATGACAGGTGCCAATgcattcagtattttttttctttttttttttttttgcttagaaaTAACATTAATGCTGAAGTCCTTTAAATCCCGTGAAGCGACAGCATTTATATCCGTGTTTTTAGTAGGACTGGGTTTTAATATTCTTCCTTTGTATATTTTGCATCTTTTATTCAACAatttattcatggaaatttttatatactactctttataaataaatatacatatatatatatatatatatatatatatatatatatatatatatatatgcacacaggtatatatacagtatatatatatatatatatatatatatatatatatatatatatatatatatatatatatatatgctgcacatgtatagatgtatgtatgtactttgtatgcatatattatgcaaaaTACTCTATGTACATTTTACTTAGGAATACCTTGGATAAAACAGTATTTTTTACCTTTTGATAATTAGCCTActtatgttttcattattttttttgacaattgttccttacttctatTAATCGTAGACTGAAGAGACAATAcataaaatacacaaatacacacatatatgcataagtacactcataaatatattatatatatatacacatatatatatatatatatatatatatatatatatatatatatatatatatatatatatatatatacatatatatatatatatatatatatatgtatatatatatatatatatatatatatatatatatatatatatatatatatatatatatatatatatatacacacacacacatatatatatatatatatatatatatgtatatatatatatatatatatatatatatatataatatatatatgtatatatatacatatacatatatatatatatatatacatatatataaacacacacacataaatatatatatatatatatatatatatatatatatacatatatatatatatatttatatatatatacccgtatataaatatatatatatatatatatatatatatatatatatatttatatatatatatatatatatatgtgtatatattcatatctatatagatatatatatatatatatatatatatatatatatatatatatatatatatatatatatatatatatatatatatttatatgtattgtctatatttatataaatacacatatacataatatatatatatatatatatatatatatatatatatatatatatatatatatatatatatatacatatatatatatatatatataaatatatatatatatatatgtgtgtgtgtgtgtgtttgtgtgtgtgtgtgtatggataaatatcaacacaatatcgtggtcaaatagaaataaatatctacctcatacttgggatcgaaccctagccccttctaatgaaatgtcaggtcgcttccaaccatgtcatatgtcagaggctctaaaagaagtcggaacctaactgctaatctgcagatcaggatttaactggcgagacattagtctcttgcCAGCAAAttttcctcgacttcccggcccaccaggtgacacgactgatagtaatttattcaaattacccctaatgagtcaatatggataaatatcaacacaatttaCTGGTGG comes from Palaemon carinicauda isolate YSFRI2023 chromosome 3, ASM3689809v2, whole genome shotgun sequence and encodes:
- the LOC137638144 gene encoding crustacyanin-C1 subunit-like, with protein sequence MFSKVLLLVVAAAVLADDIPDFVIKGNCPAVEEQRLWDEQVPKHARFGGVWYQQAISTNPYQLLNKCVRIHYDYNGKGFDVKAVGITPEGSQLKRTGKIAPMPLGDSHLMINLDNSFPAPLVILDTDYSNYACMYSCMDYNYGYHSDFAFFFTRTPDAHDKYINKCKEALDNIGVDPSRLIKTEQGNHCNYDQLKTLIRD